A section of the Streptomyces sp. NBC_00178 genome encodes:
- a CDS encoding LacI family DNA-binding transcriptional regulator, producing the protein MTVTLADVAARARVSPATVSRVLNGNYPVASSTRERVLRAVDDLDYVLNGPASSLAAATSDLVGILVNDIADPFFGIMAGAAQTQIGGPGDGSGRAGGEKLAVVCNTGGSPERELTYLTLLQRQRAAAVVLTGGALEDPGHQAAMTAKLTKLADAGTRVVFCGRPPLQEGDAVLAALAFDNRGGARRLTEHLIALGHRRVGYVAGPLERTTTRHRLEGHREAMKAAGLYGDEENVTVHGPYDRSSGYDATLELLRREPGLTAVVAANDTVALGACAALRDRGLRIPEDVSVAGFDDLPFSVDAVPALTTVRLPLFEAGVRAGRLAMGKETPPPGGIATIEAELMERGSTAAPSH; encoded by the coding sequence ATGACAGTCACCCTGGCGGACGTCGCGGCCCGCGCCCGGGTGTCCCCGGCCACCGTGTCCCGTGTCCTGAACGGCAACTACCCGGTGGCGTCGTCGACCCGGGAGCGGGTCCTGCGCGCGGTGGACGACCTGGACTACGTGCTCAACGGCCCCGCCAGTTCACTCGCCGCCGCCACGTCCGACCTCGTGGGCATCCTGGTCAACGACATCGCCGACCCGTTCTTCGGGATCATGGCCGGTGCCGCGCAGACCCAGATCGGCGGACCGGGTGACGGGTCGGGCCGCGCGGGCGGGGAGAAACTCGCCGTCGTCTGCAACACCGGCGGCTCCCCCGAGCGCGAACTCACCTACCTGACACTGCTCCAGCGCCAGCGGGCCGCCGCCGTCGTCCTCACCGGCGGCGCGCTGGAGGACCCCGGGCACCAGGCCGCGATGACCGCGAAGCTCACGAAGCTGGCGGACGCCGGGACCCGCGTCGTCTTCTGCGGACGGCCCCCGCTCCAGGAGGGCGACGCGGTGCTCGCCGCACTGGCCTTCGACAACCGGGGCGGTGCACGGCGCCTGACGGAGCACCTGATCGCGCTCGGGCACCGGCGCGTCGGTTACGTCGCCGGCCCGCTGGAGCGCACCACGACCCGGCACCGGCTGGAGGGCCACCGCGAGGCCATGAAGGCGGCGGGGCTGTACGGCGACGAGGAGAACGTCACCGTGCACGGCCCGTACGACCGGAGCTCCGGCTACGACGCCACGCTCGAACTGCTGCGGCGCGAGCCCGGCCTCACGGCGGTGGTCGCCGCCAACGACACGGTGGCCCTGGGGGCCTGCGCCGCCCTCAGGGACCGCGGGCTCCGCATCCCCGAGGACGTCTCGGTGGCCGGCTTCGACGACCTGCCGTTCTCGGTGGACGCCGTGCCCGCGCTGACGACCGTGCGGCTGCCCCTCTTCGAGGCGGGCGTGCGGGCGGGCCGGCTGGCGATGGGCAAGGAGACACCGCCGCCCGGAGGCATCGCGACCATCGAGGCCGAACTCATGGAACGCGGATCGACGGCCGCCCCTTCCCACTGA
- a CDS encoding DUF6584 family protein, with amino-acid sequence MALTDTLARVDGDLAAGRVPMARQRLRGLVSSFPHDHALRRRLAEVYRLYGDPAEAGRWMYLEQDRSPEETAAFAARYSDPVRRMRALAWRGPETAAGSAFAERELASVRLAASASAGRALGWDTLPDYGSGTADEGSPGQSLAALGCLALTLAFLAIWVNGLIALFD; translated from the coding sequence ATGGCACTGACCGATACCCTGGCGCGCGTCGACGGCGACCTCGCCGCCGGGCGGGTACCGATGGCACGGCAGCGGCTGCGCGGGCTGGTCTCGTCGTTCCCGCACGACCACGCGCTGCGCCGCCGGCTGGCCGAGGTGTACCGGCTGTACGGCGACCCCGCCGAGGCCGGACGCTGGATGTACCTCGAGCAGGACCGCTCCCCCGAGGAGACCGCCGCCTTCGCCGCGCGGTACTCCGACCCGGTACGCCGCATGAGGGCCCTGGCCTGGCGTGGGCCGGAGACGGCCGCGGGTTCGGCCTTCGCCGAGCGGGAGCTGGCGTCCGTACGGCTCGCGGCGAGCGCCTCCGCGGGGCGGGCCCTCGGCTGGGACACCCTCCCGGACTACGGCAGCGGCACCGCGGACGAGGGCTCCCCCGGCCAGTCCCTGGCCGCTCTGGGATGCCTGGCCCTGACGCTCGCGTTCCTCGCGATCTGGGTGAACGGCCTGATCGCGCTCTTCGACTGA
- a CDS encoding class I SAM-dependent methyltransferase translates to MDRNIRSVDDVLRLMDSLFAPEADRWTQGAGAWWDDFYADRSKPVPFFVAKPDENLVSCLDRDLIGPGRALDLGCGPGRNALFLASRGFDVDAVDLSPGAIAWARERAVEAGADVRFHCGDAFAEGAPTGPYDLIHDSGCFHHLPPHRRVSYLGFLERNLAPGGHLTLSCFASGAMGSELPDAAFYGEAGLLGGLAYTPEELRWIFAGLEEVELRRMRDEPADSPSFGEDFLWTALFRKPDRIS, encoded by the coding sequence ATGGACCGGAACATACGCTCGGTGGACGACGTCCTGAGGCTCATGGACAGCCTGTTCGCACCGGAGGCCGACCGGTGGACGCAAGGGGCGGGGGCCTGGTGGGACGACTTCTACGCGGACCGGTCGAAGCCGGTCCCCTTCTTCGTGGCGAAGCCCGACGAGAACCTCGTCTCCTGTCTCGACCGGGACCTGATCGGGCCGGGGCGGGCCCTCGATCTCGGCTGTGGTCCGGGGCGCAACGCCCTGTTCCTCGCCTCGCGGGGCTTCGACGTGGATGCGGTCGACCTGTCGCCCGGCGCCATCGCCTGGGCCCGGGAACGGGCCGTCGAAGCGGGAGCGGACGTCCGGTTCCACTGCGGTGACGCCTTCGCCGAGGGGGCACCGACCGGGCCGTACGACCTGATCCACGACTCCGGCTGCTTCCACCACCTGCCGCCCCACCGCCGCGTCAGCTACCTGGGGTTCCTGGAGCGCAACCTCGCTCCGGGCGGGCACCTCACCCTCAGCTGCTTCGCCTCCGGTGCGATGGGGTCCGAGCTGCCCGACGCGGCCTTCTACGGCGAGGCGGGCCTGCTCGGAGGCCTCGCCTACACGCCGGAGGAACTGCGCTGGATCTTCGCCGGTCTGGAGGAGGTCGAACTCCGGCGGATGCGCGACGAGCCGGCCGACTCCCCCTCCTTCGGCGAGGACTTCCTCTGGACCGCGCTGTTCCGGAAGCCGGACCGGATTTCCTGA
- a CDS encoding dihydrodipicolinate synthase family protein, translating into MTIQLPHGPYEPRATPLDLKPSGVPLASRTVFSAAHVVADPRADAGPGDPAAVDWDATLAFRRHLWSHGLGVAEAMDTAQRGMGLDWAGAAELIRRSAAEARSVGGRIACGVGTDQLSGPATLPEVRAAYEEQLALVEESGAQPILMASRALAAAADGPEDYLETYAHLLRQAAQPVVLHWLGPMFDPALEGYWGSADLDAATDTFLKVIAEHPDKVDGIKISLLDAEREIGVRRRLPGGVRCYTGDDFHYPELIAGDDRGFSHALLGIFDPLGPLAAHAVRVLDTGDTAGFRALLDPTVELSRHLFRAPTRFYKTGVVLLAWLAGHQEHFTMVGGLQSARSLPHLARAYELADRLGLFPDPDLAESRMRALLAVHGGGR; encoded by the coding sequence GTGACCATCCAGCTCCCGCACGGGCCGTACGAACCCCGGGCCACGCCGCTCGACCTGAAGCCGTCCGGCGTGCCGCTCGCCTCGCGCACGGTGTTCTCCGCCGCGCACGTCGTGGCCGACCCCCGCGCGGACGCCGGCCCCGGCGACCCCGCCGCCGTCGACTGGGACGCCACGCTCGCCTTCCGCCGCCACCTCTGGTCGCACGGCCTGGGCGTCGCCGAGGCCATGGACACCGCGCAGCGCGGCATGGGCCTGGACTGGGCCGGCGCCGCCGAACTCATCCGCCGTTCCGCCGCCGAGGCGAGGTCCGTGGGCGGCCGGATCGCCTGCGGTGTGGGCACCGACCAGCTCAGCGGCCCGGCGACCCTGCCCGAGGTGCGCGCGGCGTACGAGGAGCAGCTCGCCCTGGTCGAGGAGAGCGGCGCGCAGCCCATCCTGATGGCCTCCCGCGCGCTCGCCGCCGCCGCGGACGGCCCCGAGGACTACCTGGAGACGTACGCCCACCTCCTGCGCCAGGCCGCCCAGCCGGTCGTCCTGCACTGGCTCGGCCCCATGTTCGACCCGGCGCTGGAGGGCTACTGGGGCAGCGCGGACCTCGACGCCGCCACGGACACCTTCCTGAAGGTCATCGCGGAACACCCGGACAAGGTCGACGGCATCAAGATCTCGCTCCTGGACGCCGAGCGGGAGATCGGCGTACGGCGCCGGCTTCCGGGCGGGGTGCGCTGCTACACCGGCGACGACTTCCACTACCCCGAGCTGATCGCGGGCGACGACCGGGGCTTCAGCCACGCCCTGCTCGGCATCTTCGACCCGCTCGGCCCGCTCGCCGCACACGCGGTGCGCGTCCTGGACACCGGTGACACGGCGGGTTTCCGCGCCCTCCTGGACCCCACGGTCGAGCTGTCGCGCCACCTCTTCCGCGCGCCGACCCGCTTCTACAAGACGGGCGTGGTCCTGCTCGCCTGGCTCGCGGGCCACCAGGAGCACTTCACGATGGTCGGCGGCCTCCAGTCGGCCCGCTCGCTGCCGCACCTGGCCCGGGCGTACGAACTGGCCGACCGGCTGGGCCTGTTCCCCGACCCGGACCTGGCGGAGTCCCGTATGCGCGCACTGCTGGCCGTCCACGGAGGTGGCCGATGA
- a CDS encoding class I SAM-dependent methyltransferase: MADACFAHPRLAAIYDALAPDRTDLAAYVAMAEEFGARRVWDIGCGTGVLALLLAGRGIDVTGCDPAAASVDVARHKPGGHRVRWIVGDATAYSPLGVDLATMTANVAQQITGAEDWRRTLRAAREALRPGGRLVFETRDPARRAWEEWTREDSYRVTEIPGAGSVESWVDVVEVRGPLVTFRWTYVFAQDGQVLTSDSTLRFREARDVEAALGAEGFVVEDVRDAPDRPGREFVFVARRPGWPRA, translated from the coding sequence ATGGCAGACGCATGCTTCGCGCACCCCAGGCTCGCCGCGATCTACGACGCCCTCGCTCCCGATCGGACCGACCTCGCCGCGTATGTCGCGATGGCGGAGGAGTTCGGCGCGCGCCGGGTGTGGGACATCGGCTGCGGCACCGGGGTACTGGCCCTTCTGCTGGCCGGTCGCGGCATCGACGTCACCGGTTGCGACCCGGCCGCCGCGTCCGTCGACGTGGCCCGGCACAAGCCCGGTGGCCACCGGGTGCGCTGGATCGTCGGTGACGCGACGGCGTATTCGCCCCTGGGGGTCGACCTCGCGACCATGACGGCCAACGTCGCCCAGCAGATCACCGGGGCCGAGGACTGGCGGAGGACTCTGCGCGCGGCGCGGGAGGCCCTGCGGCCGGGCGGGCGCCTCGTGTTCGAGACCCGCGATCCCGCGCGCCGGGCCTGGGAGGAGTGGACCCGCGAGGACTCGTACCGGGTGACGGAGATTCCGGGGGCGGGTTCCGTCGAGAGCTGGGTCGACGTCGTCGAGGTGCGCGGTCCCTTGGTGACGTTCCGGTGGACGTACGTCTTCGCGCAGGACGGCCAGGTGCTGACGTCGGACTCGACGCTGCGTTTCCGTGAGGCGCGTGACGTCGAGGCGGCGCTCGGCGCGGAGGGGTTCGTCGTGGAGGACGTGCGGGACGCCCCCGACAGGCCGGGCCGGGAATTCGTGTTCGTCGCCCGCCGCCCCGGGTGGCCGCGCGCCTGA
- a CDS encoding Gfo/Idh/MocA family protein — MTRRTVRIAMNGVTGRMGYRQHLVRSILAIREQGGLDLGDGDVLWPEPVLVGRRAHALEALAARHGLTEWSTDLDAVLADASVDLYFDAQVTSARVDAIRKAIAAGKHVYTEKPTATDVGGALGLARLARDAGIKHGVVQDKIFLPGLLKLKRLIDGGFFGEILSVRGEFGYWVFEGDWQDAQRPSWNYRAEDGGGIVVDMFPHWEYVLHELFGRVTSVSALVRTHVPQRWDEQGKPYAATADDAAYGTFELAGGAVAQINSSWAVRVNRDELVEFQVDGTHGSAVAGLRNCRVQHRSATPKPVWNPDLPVTEPFRDQWQEVPDNTEFDNGFKAQWELFLRHVALDEPYTWDLMAGARGVQLAELGLRSSAEGRRFDVPELSL; from the coding sequence GTGACACGCAGGACAGTGCGCATCGCCATGAACGGCGTCACGGGACGCATGGGATACCGGCAGCACCTGGTGCGCTCGATCCTCGCGATCCGGGAGCAGGGCGGCCTCGACCTCGGCGACGGCGATGTGCTGTGGCCCGAACCCGTGCTCGTCGGCCGCCGCGCCCACGCGCTGGAGGCGCTCGCCGCCCGGCACGGCCTGACCGAATGGTCGACGGACCTCGACGCGGTCCTCGCCGACGCGTCCGTCGACCTCTACTTCGACGCCCAGGTCACCTCCGCCCGCGTCGACGCGATCAGGAAGGCGATCGCCGCCGGCAAGCACGTCTACACCGAGAAGCCCACCGCGACCGACGTCGGGGGCGCCCTCGGACTCGCCCGCCTCGCCCGGGACGCGGGCATCAAGCACGGCGTCGTCCAGGACAAGATCTTCCTGCCGGGCCTGCTCAAGCTGAAGCGCCTCATCGACGGCGGGTTCTTCGGCGAGATCCTGTCCGTGCGGGGAGAGTTCGGCTACTGGGTCTTCGAAGGCGACTGGCAGGACGCCCAGCGTCCCTCCTGGAACTACCGGGCGGAGGACGGCGGCGGCATCGTCGTCGACATGTTCCCGCACTGGGAGTACGTCCTGCACGAACTGTTCGGCCGGGTCACGAGCGTCTCGGCCCTCGTGCGGACGCACGTCCCGCAGCGCTGGGACGAGCAGGGCAAGCCCTACGCCGCCACCGCCGACGACGCCGCCTACGGCACCTTCGAACTGGCCGGCGGCGCCGTCGCCCAGATCAACTCCTCCTGGGCCGTGCGCGTCAACCGCGACGAACTCGTCGAGTTCCAGGTCGACGGCACCCACGGCTCCGCCGTCGCCGGGCTGCGCAACTGCCGCGTCCAGCACCGCTCCGCCACGCCCAAGCCGGTCTGGAACCCCGACCTGCCCGTCACCGAGCCCTTCCGCGACCAGTGGCAGGAGGTTCCCGACAACACCGAGTTCGACAACGGCTTCAAGGCCCAGTGGGAACTCTTCCTGCGCCACGTCGCCCTCGACGAGCCCTACACCTGGGACCTCATGGCCGGCGCCCGGGGCGTCCAGCTCGCCGAGCTCGGCCTCAGGTCGTCCGCCGAGGGCCGCCGCTTCGACGTGCCGGAGCTGAGCCTGTGA
- a CDS encoding sugar phosphate isomerase/epimerase family protein codes for MSTDLSRLSLNQETVRQLSLPDLAEACLSSGIGQVGLWRAPVRAYGVERAGKLFRDAGLTVTSLCRGGFLTATDPAERARALEDNRAAVDEAAGVGTDTLVLVSGGLPDGQKDLHAARERIADALAELAPYARDRGVRLAVEPLHPMFASDRCVVSTLSQALDLAERFPAEQVGVVVDTYHVWWDDGVPAQIARAGAGGRIHSFQLADWITPLPAGVLVGRGQLGDGCVDFRAFRAQVEAAGYGGPIEVEIFNEELWARDGAEVVAEVAARYAEHAC; via the coding sequence ATGAGCACCGACCTGTCCCGCCTGTCCCTCAACCAGGAGACGGTCCGGCAGCTGTCCCTGCCGGACCTCGCCGAAGCCTGCCTGAGTTCCGGGATCGGGCAGGTGGGCCTCTGGCGGGCACCTGTGAGGGCGTACGGGGTGGAGCGCGCGGGGAAACTGTTCAGGGACGCGGGCCTCACCGTCACCAGCCTGTGCCGGGGCGGCTTCCTCACCGCGACCGACCCCGCCGAGCGGGCCCGCGCCCTGGAGGACAACCGGGCGGCGGTCGACGAGGCGGCGGGCGTGGGCACCGACACCCTGGTCCTGGTCTCCGGCGGACTCCCCGACGGGCAGAAGGACCTGCACGCCGCCCGGGAGCGGATCGCCGACGCGCTGGCCGAACTCGCGCCGTACGCGCGGGACCGCGGCGTGCGGCTCGCCGTCGAACCGCTGCACCCGATGTTCGCCTCGGACCGCTGCGTCGTCTCCACCCTGTCCCAGGCGCTCGACCTCGCCGAGCGGTTCCCCGCGGAGCAGGTCGGCGTGGTGGTCGACACCTACCACGTCTGGTGGGACGACGGGGTGCCCGCGCAGATCGCCCGGGCGGGCGCGGGCGGCCGGATCCACTCCTTCCAGCTCGCCGACTGGATCACCCCGCTGCCGGCCGGAGTCCTGGTGGGCCGCGGCCAACTGGGCGACGGCTGCGTCGACTTCCGTGCGTTCCGCGCCCAGGTGGAGGCGGCCGGGTACGGCGGCCCGATCGAGGTCGAGATCTTCAACGAGGAGCTGTGGGCCCGCGACGGCGCCGAGGTGGTCGCGGAGGTCGCCGCGCGCTACGCGGAACACGCCTGCTGA